A part of Chloroflexota bacterium genomic DNA contains:
- a CDS encoding ABC transporter ATP-binding protein, which yields MSDKQQTSADNKGKSIFKRRDTTHISARESAKISRENRRITDKFEKERERRNVPESEYITKMKDDRNVVEFENLHTYFFTDIGTVKAVDGVSFEVPQGSTVGVVGESGCGKSVTSLSLMQLVQRPQGQIVEGAIRFNSGDKVYNIAKTPTQVMETIRGAKISMIFQEPMTSLNPVFRAGFQVDEVVQLHNPEMTDEEVKAVTLKMIDMVGIANGEGVYQMYPHELSGGMRQRIMIAMALACNPKLIIADEPTTALDVTIQAQILDLLRNLKDKINSSIMLITHDLGVIAEMADYVVVMYAGRIVEKGTAVEVFKNPLHPYTVGLMKSKPVVNKTVDRLYTIPGSVPNPINMPNYCYFKDRCNRRMDVCNGEYPHEVYVTPTHMVACYHYTDEAVKD from the coding sequence ATGAGCGATAAACAACAAACTTCTGCAGATAATAAGGGTAAATCCATTTTCAAACGACGAGATACTACGCATATTTCCGCACGTGAATCCGCGAAAATATCTCGGGAAAACCGTCGGATTACGGATAAATTCGAAAAGGAACGTGAACGAAGAAACGTTCCTGAAAGTGAATATATCACGAAGATGAAGGATGACCGTAATGTTGTTGAATTTGAGAACCTTCATACCTATTTCTTCACAGATATTGGCACCGTAAAAGCCGTAGATGGCGTTTCTTTTGAAGTGCCTCAGGGCAGCACTGTTGGTGTTGTGGGTGAATCCGGTTGCGGTAAATCCGTGACCTCCCTCTCCCTGATGCAATTGGTTCAGCGTCCTCAAGGGCAAATCGTTGAAGGTGCGATCCGCTTCAACAGTGGCGACAAGGTTTATAACATCGCCAAAACCCCAACTCAGGTTATGGAGACCATCCGGGGCGCCAAGATCTCAATGATCTTTCAAGAGCCTATGACCAGTCTGAATCCGGTTTTCCGGGCAGGCTTTCAGGTTGACGAAGTAGTCCAGCTGCATAATCCTGAAATGACGGATGAAGAAGTCAAAGCAGTTACCTTGAAAATGATTGACATGGTCGGTATCGCCAATGGTGAAGGGGTGTACCAGATGTATCCCCACGAACTCTCCGGTGGTATGCGCCAGCGTATCATGATCGCTATGGCATTGGCTTGTAACCCGAAGTTAATCATCGCAGATGAGCCAACGACTGCTTTGGATGTGACCATTCAGGCGCAAATTCTTGACTTACTGAGAAATTTGAAGGATAAAATCAATTCGAGCATCATGCTGATTACGCATGACCTTGGTGTGATCGCTGAAATGGCGGATTACGTTGTGGTTATGTATGCTGGACGGATTGTTGAAAAAGGTACAGCGGTTGAGGTTTTCAAAAACCCACTCCATCCTTACACGGTTGGTTTGATGAAGTCGAAACCAGTGGTCAACAAGACAGTAGATCGGCTTTACACGATCCCCGGCAGTGTGCCAAACCCAATTAACATGCCCAATTATTGTTATTTCAAAGACCGCTGCAATCGCAGGATGGATGTTTGTAATGGCGAATATCCTCACGAAGTGTATGTGACTCCCACGCACATGGTGGCTTGTTACCACTACACCGATGAAGCTGTAAAGGATTAA
- a CDS encoding ATP-binding cassette domain-containing protein, whose amino-acid sequence MEEINLIRTNKAGGAPQSEYVIKVTDLKQYFPIKSGLLQQVKHYVKAVDGISFKIKRGTTMGLVGESGCGKTTVGKTILRLNERTSGNVLFNDIDIFGLNHKELVEMRPKMQIIFQDPYSSLSPRLPVSEIIGEAVREHHLTMKDQFDGYIENIMRICGLQPYHKDRYPHEFSGGQRQRIGIARALALLPEFIVCDEPVSALDVSIQAQIINLLKDLQDNFDLTYLFISHDLSVVEHISDTVGVMYLGNMAEVGEKKQIFQNPLHPYTQALLSAAPVPDPTAQKKRIILEGSIPSPANPPSGCKFHTRCPARMDICSKVVPEIRELEPGHTVACHLYNDEKEYVEEA is encoded by the coding sequence ATGGAAGAAATCAACCTTATTAGAACGAATAAAGCCGGTGGCGCTCCCCAAAGTGAATACGTGATTAAGGTCACAGACCTTAAACAATATTTCCCAATTAAGTCTGGCTTGCTCCAGCAGGTGAAGCATTACGTAAAAGCTGTGGATGGTATCAGTTTTAAGATCAAACGTGGAACCACAATGGGTCTGGTTGGCGAATCTGGCTGCGGTAAAACAACCGTTGGCAAGACGATCTTGCGCCTTAATGAGCGCACCAGTGGTAATGTGTTATTCAATGATATTGACATCTTCGGTTTGAACCATAAAGAGCTTGTTGAGATGCGGCCCAAGATGCAGATCATTTTCCAGGACCCGTACTCCAGCCTTTCGCCCCGCCTCCCTGTGAGTGAGATCATTGGTGAAGCGGTCCGTGAGCACCACCTGACCATGAAAGATCAATTTGATGGTTATATTGAAAACATTATGCGGATCTGTGGTTTGCAGCCTTATCATAAGGATCGCTATCCTCATGAGTTCTCCGGTGGACAGCGACAGAGGATCGGGATCGCTCGTGCGTTAGCGCTGCTCCCTGAATTCATCGTCTGTGACGAACCTGTTTCGGCGTTGGATGTTTCCATTCAAGCCCAGATCATCAACCTGCTGAAGGACCTGCAGGACAACTTTGATCTGACCTATCTCTTCATCTCACATGACCTATCCGTTGTGGAACATATCTCTGATACGGTCGGTGTAATGTATTTGGGTAATATGGCTGAAGTTGGCGAGAAGAAGCAAATCTTCCAGAACCCGCTTCATCCTTATACTCAGGCTTTGCTGAGTGCTGCTCCGGTACCTGATCCAACAGCGCAAAAGAAACGGATCATTTTGGAAGGCAGTATTCCTTCTCCTGCGAATCCACCCTCCGGTTGTAAGTTCCATACCCGCTGCCCTGCACGGATGGATATTTGCAGCAAGGTTGTGCCGGAAATCAGAGAGCTGGAACCCGGGCACACAGTAGCCTGCCATTTGTATAATGACGAGAAAGAGTATGTTGAAGAAGCGTAA